One Halobacterium zhouii genomic region harbors:
- a CDS encoding hybrid sensor histidine kinase/response regulator: protein MRRGSNAVRVLLVEDDDTQADLTASFLEREDDAFAVTTRSAAEPALEHLQDGEVDCVVSDHDMPGKNGLELLDAVRGVDPDLPFVLFTGKGSEEIASDAISAGVTDYLQKEGGSDQYAVLANRVRNAVEKRRSQRALREEKHRLEQVLATTPGSVVFTPDGGVVSATDRARATLGLDGDDAPDRELASIDNGIDEEPDWELTTIDGDPIPDDDHPATRVARSGQPLHGVRLGVVWPDGWRKYLVMHCAPLFEDGEVDRVVASFTDITDRVERERTLERTQTVIEAVGDAVYTVDENGAFAFVNDAFEEMFDADRENLLGTTVAELAERGDFGPQAVSRYQDAVRDLVAASSPDARRRFEFRVRRAGIDDDRVFECHLALRPNDGGFRGTIGAVRDVTEQKRRERELEVQNDRLAEFTNVVSHDLRSPLNVATGWLERYRETGDEAALDRVERSHDRMTEILDELLALARNGPDAHDTDEVALEAVCASAWASVTTEDASLGVDAAGATVEAAESRLQELFENLFANALEHVGSGAAVRVGLLEDDDGFYVADDGPGIPAVERDEVFEMGHTTSEDGTGFGLAIVEQVADAHDWTVRLTESEADPESDTEWAGGARFEFVTASENEQTPPPTTTE from the coding sequence ATGAGACGCGGCTCCAACGCGGTCCGGGTGTTGCTCGTGGAGGACGACGACACCCAGGCCGACCTCACCGCGTCGTTCCTCGAGCGCGAGGACGACGCGTTCGCCGTCACCACGCGTTCCGCCGCCGAACCGGCGCTCGAACACCTCCAGGACGGCGAGGTCGACTGCGTCGTCAGCGACCACGACATGCCGGGGAAGAACGGCCTGGAACTCCTCGACGCCGTCCGTGGCGTCGACCCCGACCTGCCGTTCGTGTTGTTCACCGGGAAGGGCAGCGAGGAGATCGCGAGCGACGCCATCTCCGCGGGCGTCACCGACTACCTCCAGAAGGAGGGCGGCAGCGACCAGTACGCGGTGCTCGCGAATCGCGTGCGCAACGCCGTCGAGAAGCGGCGCTCTCAGCGCGCGCTCCGCGAGGAGAAACACCGCCTCGAGCAGGTGCTCGCCACCACACCCGGGTCCGTGGTGTTCACGCCCGACGGCGGCGTCGTCTCCGCGACCGACCGCGCCCGCGCCACCCTCGGCCTCGACGGCGACGACGCGCCCGACCGGGAGCTCGCGTCCATCGACAACGGCATCGACGAGGAACCGGACTGGGAGCTCACCACCATCGACGGCGACCCGATTCCGGACGACGACCACCCCGCCACCCGGGTCGCGCGCTCCGGACAGCCGCTCCACGGTGTTCGCCTCGGCGTCGTGTGGCCGGACGGCTGGCGGAAGTATCTCGTGATGCACTGCGCGCCGCTGTTCGAGGACGGTGAGGTCGATCGCGTCGTCGCCTCCTTCACCGACATCACGGACCGCGTCGAGCGCGAGCGAACGCTAGAGCGCACGCAGACCGTCATCGAGGCGGTCGGCGACGCCGTCTACACGGTCGACGAGAACGGCGCGTTCGCGTTCGTCAACGATGCGTTCGAGGAGATGTTCGACGCGGACCGCGAGAATCTGCTCGGCACCACGGTCGCAGAGCTCGCCGAACGTGGCGATTTCGGACCTCAGGCTGTCTCGCGGTACCAGGACGCTGTCCGCGATCTGGTCGCCGCGAGTTCTCCGGACGCGCGGCGGCGCTTCGAGTTCCGCGTCCGCCGCGCCGGGATCGACGACGACCGCGTGTTCGAGTGCCATCTCGCACTCCGGCCGAACGACGGCGGGTTCCGGGGCACCATCGGGGCCGTCCGCGACGTCACCGAGCAGAAGCGACGCGAGCGCGAACTCGAGGTCCAGAACGACCGCCTCGCGGAGTTCACCAACGTCGTGAGCCACGACCTCCGGAGTCCGTTGAACGTCGCGACCGGGTGGCTCGAGCGCTACCGCGAGACCGGCGACGAGGCCGCACTCGATCGCGTCGAACGCTCCCACGACCGGATGACCGAGATACTCGACGAACTGCTCGCGCTCGCGCGAAACGGCCCGGACGCCCACGACACCGACGAGGTGGCCCTCGAGGCGGTCTGTGCGTCCGCGTGGGCGTCGGTCACCACCGAAGACGCCAGCCTCGGCGTCGACGCCGCTGGTGCGACCGTCGAAGCCGCCGAGAGCCGCCTCCAGGAACTGTTCGAGAACCTCTTCGCGAACGCGCTGGAACACGTCGGCTCCGGGGCCGCTGTGCGCGTCGGCCTGCTCGAGGACGATGACGGCTTCTACGTCGCGGACGACGGTCCCGGCATCCCCGCGGTCGAACGCGACGAGGTGTTCGAGATGGGGCACACGACGAGCGAGGACGGCACCGGGTTCGGGCTCGCCATCGTCGAACAGGTCGCCGACGCCCACGACTGGACCGTCCGGCTCACCGAGAGCGAGGCCGACCCGGAGAGCGACACGGAGTGGGCGGGCGGCGCGCGCTTCGAGTTCGTGACGGCCAGCGAAAACGAGCAGACCCCGCCGCCTACGACGACCGAGTGA
- a CDS encoding ABC transporter substrate-binding protein, giving the protein MNSETTRHTTPTRREYVRGTGAVLAGGLLAGCTQPTNTAGSGSPDGDETQTDDTSYTASMAPVGDVEFSSVPESAFVAFPQYADMAVALGHGDAVNALYVPEMSGTTMNHYYDRLDGVHQTPQASDAAHQNSPSSEGVSFDWEGLPDPLADGLNKEQLYALNSDVHFIDPAYVSAQDGWTEEDIDGIARSIGPWFGNFYSGTHDDPPAGYQDAYEFYDLWTLFGRVADVFQERARYRELNAVREEMLAHIESNLPPKAERPTAVRVTLSDDSFYTYHLNKPGYWLADTRPLGARDAFADQDWSSLWGTVGYETMLDADPDVILHLWGTTPNYDMATVRENLRSHTAGKRLSAVKNDRVYASGMRYQGPLMNLFQTEMTAKQLYPERFGEWPEYEDGAAYPEIPPEEQLFDRERVARAVTRSS; this is encoded by the coding sequence ATGAATTCAGAAACGACGCGCCACACGACACCGACGCGACGGGAGTACGTCCGGGGCACGGGAGCGGTTCTCGCAGGCGGACTGCTCGCGGGCTGTACGCAACCGACGAACACGGCCGGCTCCGGGTCGCCAGACGGCGACGAGACCCAGACTGACGATACCTCGTACACCGCCTCGATGGCGCCGGTCGGGGACGTCGAGTTCTCCAGTGTCCCCGAGAGCGCGTTCGTCGCGTTCCCGCAGTACGCCGACATGGCCGTCGCGCTCGGACACGGCGACGCGGTCAACGCCCTCTACGTGCCGGAGATGTCCGGCACGACGATGAACCACTACTACGACCGCCTCGACGGCGTTCATCAGACGCCACAGGCGTCTGATGCAGCCCATCAGAACTCTCCGAGTTCTGAGGGCGTCTCCTTCGACTGGGAGGGGCTCCCGGACCCGCTGGCCGACGGCCTGAACAAGGAGCAACTGTACGCGCTCAACAGCGACGTCCACTTCATCGACCCCGCGTACGTCTCGGCCCAGGACGGCTGGACCGAGGAGGACATCGACGGCATCGCGCGGAGCATCGGCCCGTGGTTCGGGAACTTCTACAGCGGCACCCACGACGACCCGCCCGCCGGCTACCAGGACGCCTACGAGTTCTACGACCTCTGGACGCTGTTCGGCCGAGTCGCGGACGTGTTCCAGGAGCGCGCTCGCTACCGCGAACTGAACGCGGTGCGCGAGGAGATGCTCGCCCACATCGAGTCGAACCTCCCGCCGAAGGCCGAGCGCCCGACTGCGGTCCGCGTCACGCTGAGTGACGACTCCTTCTACACGTACCACCTGAACAAGCCCGGGTACTGGCTCGCGGACACGCGCCCGCTCGGCGCGCGGGACGCGTTCGCCGACCAGGACTGGTCCTCGCTCTGGGGGACGGTCGGCTACGAGACGATGCTCGACGCCGACCCGGACGTCATCCTCCACCTGTGGGGGACGACACCGAACTACGACATGGCGACCGTGCGCGAGAACCTCCGCAGTCACACAGCCGGCAAGCGCCTCTCCGCGGTGAAGAACGACCGCGTGTACGCCTCGGGGATGCGCTACCAGGGGCCGCTGATGAATCTCTTCCAGACCGAGATGACCGCAAAACAGCTCTACCCCGAGCGGTTCGGCGAATGGCCGGAGTACGAGGACGGCGCGGCGTACCCCGAGATTCCCCCCGAGGAGCAGTTGTTCGACCGCGAGCGCGTGGCTCGCGCGGTCACTCGGTCGTCGTAG
- a CDS encoding ion channel: MNFALLVLGVVVLVAVVVDLLWTTLWVDGSAGPFTMGLMTVTWRALRRVGGENSRLLTISGPLMLVLGLAMWILLLWGGWTLVFAGATNALRDTIDSGPISWYERIYFTGYTIFTMGNGDFAPRDGVWQVVTALATGSGMLFVTLSITYVISVLDAVTQKRSFASGVTGLGMRGDEIVRAGWNGEAFEGLELPLNTFTEQLNTLTSNHRAYPIVHYFHSGQPETAPVVAVAALDEALTMLHFGVTERDRPSEAIVGNARASVKNYLEVLSSSFVEPADRAPPPPDVDAIRDAGVPVAPDREFESSVADLTGRRRLLLGLVESDARQWPSADGE, encoded by the coding sequence GTGAACTTCGCCCTCCTCGTTCTCGGCGTCGTGGTTCTCGTGGCTGTCGTCGTCGACCTGCTGTGGACGACACTCTGGGTCGACGGGAGCGCTGGCCCGTTCACGATGGGACTGATGACGGTGACGTGGCGGGCGTTACGACGAGTCGGCGGGGAGAACTCCCGGCTACTCACCATTTCCGGGCCGCTGATGCTCGTGCTCGGGCTCGCGATGTGGATTCTGCTGCTCTGGGGTGGGTGGACGCTCGTCTTCGCGGGCGCCACGAACGCCCTGCGGGACACCATCGATTCGGGCCCGATTTCGTGGTACGAACGGATCTACTTCACTGGCTACACGATATTCACGATGGGGAACGGAGACTTCGCTCCCCGGGACGGCGTCTGGCAGGTCGTCACTGCTCTCGCCACGGGAAGCGGTATGCTGTTCGTCACTCTCAGCATCACCTACGTGATCTCGGTGCTGGACGCGGTCACCCAGAAGCGGTCGTTCGCGAGCGGCGTGACCGGACTCGGAATGCGGGGGGACGAGATCGTTCGAGCGGGCTGGAACGGCGAGGCGTTCGAGGGCCTGGAGCTACCGTTGAACACGTTCACGGAGCAACTCAACACGCTCACGTCGAACCACCGGGCGTATCCGATCGTTCACTACTTCCACAGCGGGCAACCGGAGACGGCGCCGGTCGTGGCCGTCGCCGCGCTCGACGAGGCACTGACGATGCTCCATTTCGGGGTCACCGAGCGGGACCGCCCGAGCGAGGCCATCGTCGGGAACGCGCGGGCGAGCGTCAAGAACTACCTCGAGGTGCTCAGTAGTTCGTTCGTCGAGCCCGCGGACCGGGCGCCCCCACCACCGGACGTCGATGCGATCCGAGACGCGGGCGTCCCGGTCGCGCCTGACCGCGAGTTCGAGTCGTCGGTGGCCGACCTGACCGGGCGCCGTCGGTTGCTGCTCGGCCTCGTCGAGTCCGACGCTCGGCAGTGGCCGTCCGCGGACGGCGAGTAG
- the secY gene encoding preprotein translocase subunit SecY: MGWKETAAPVLTRMPAVERPEGHVPFRRKMYWTAGVLVLYFFLTNVTLWGIDTGAGSDLFGQFRSLLAGGQGTVLQLGIGPIVTASIVLQLLGGANLLGLDTNNDPRDQAIYQGLQKFLVLVMICLTGIPMVFLGNFLTPSASLANSLGVGIFGVQVLIFAQIAAGAVLLLFMDEVISKWGVGSGIGLFIVAGVSQSLVGGLLFWQGGIGSQGLIPTWFDIALGNAPSIPPLLSVDGLSFLLIQAGILGLITTVLIYVVVVYAESVRVEIPLSHARVKGARGRFPVKLIYASVLPMILVRALQANIQFFGQILVSVLGPGGMPDWLGVYADGQAVSGIFYYLAPIYNRQSWMWWLGGTTAEPWQIMLRVAIDLTFMIIGGAIFAIFWVETADMGPESTAKQIQNSGMQIPGFRKNLGVIEKVMERYIPQVTVLGGALVGLLAVLANMLGTIGNVSGTGLLLTISITYKLYEEIAEEQLMEMHPMMRDMFGGGDD; the protein is encoded by the coding sequence ATGGGATGGAAGGAGACTGCTGCGCCGGTCCTCACGCGAATGCCCGCAGTGGAGCGTCCGGAGGGACACGTTCCGTTCCGCCGGAAGATGTACTGGACGGCCGGCGTACTCGTCCTGTACTTCTTCCTGACGAACGTCACGCTCTGGGGCATCGACACCGGCGCCGGTAGCGACCTCTTCGGTCAGTTCCGAAGTCTGCTCGCTGGCGGTCAGGGGACGGTGCTGCAACTCGGCATCGGCCCCATCGTCACGGCGAGCATCGTTCTGCAGTTGCTCGGCGGTGCGAATCTACTCGGGTTGGACACGAACAACGACCCCCGTGACCAGGCCATCTACCAGGGGCTCCAGAAGTTCCTGGTACTCGTGATGATCTGCCTGACGGGGATTCCGATGGTGTTCCTCGGGAACTTCCTGACGCCGAGCGCCTCGCTCGCGAATTCGCTGGGCGTCGGCATCTTCGGCGTACAGGTGCTCATCTTCGCACAGATAGCGGCTGGTGCCGTCCTCCTGCTGTTCATGGACGAGGTCATCTCGAAGTGGGGCGTCGGCTCCGGTATCGGGCTGTTCATCGTCGCTGGCGTGAGCCAGAGCCTCGTCGGTGGCCTGCTGTTCTGGCAGGGCGGCATCGGCAGCCAGGGGCTCATTCCGACGTGGTTCGACATCGCGCTCGGGAACGCGCCGAGCATCCCGCCGCTGCTGTCCGTCGACGGGTTGTCCTTCCTGCTCATCCAGGCGGGCATCCTCGGACTCATCACGACGGTCCTCATCTACGTGGTCGTCGTGTACGCGGAGAGCGTTCGCGTCGAGATCCCGCTGAGTCACGCCCGCGTGAAGGGCGCACGTGGTCGGTTCCCCGTGAAGCTCATCTACGCGAGCGTTCTGCCGATGATCCTCGTGCGCGCGCTGCAGGCGAACATCCAGTTCTTCGGCCAGATCCTCGTCTCGGTCCTTGGACCGGGCGGGATGCCCGACTGGCTCGGCGTGTACGCCGACGGTCAGGCGGTTAGCGGGATATTCTACTATCTCGCGCCGATCTACAACCGCCAGAGCTGGATGTGGTGGCTCGGCGGTACGACCGCGGAACCCTGGCAGATCATGCTTCGGGTCGCGATCGACCTGACCTTCATGATCATCGGCGGCGCTATCTTCGCCATCTTCTGGGTGGAGACCGCCGACATGGGTCCCGAGTCCACCGCCAAACAGATTCAGAACTCCGGGATGCAGATTCCGGGGTTCCGGAAGAACCTCGGCGTCATCGAGAAGGTGATGGAGCGGTACATCCCGCAGGTCACCGTGCTCGGCGGCGCGCTCGTCGGCCTGCTCGCGGTGCTGGCGAACATGCTCGGCACCATCGGGAACGTCTCCGGGACGGGTCTGCTGCTCACGATCTCTATCACGTACAAACTGTACGAGGAGATCGCCGAGGAGCAGCTCATGGAGATGCATCCGATGATGCGGGACATGTTCGGCGGCGGCGACGACTGA
- a CDS encoding uL15m family ribosomal protein — protein sequence MTDKKRRQRGSRTHGGGSHKNRRGAGNRGGRGRAGRKKHEFHNYESVGKSGFKRPEKTQVDVREVPVQKLDEDVALLIEDGVAEETDDGYRVDARDVAEDGWDADVVKVLGGGQVHERFEVTADAFTDGAVELIESEGGDAVVSDRAESEDDEADADDEE from the coding sequence ATGACTGACAAGAAACGACGACAGCGCGGCTCACGCACGCACGGCGGCGGTTCCCACAAGAACCGACGCGGCGCGGGCAACCGCGGCGGCCGCGGACGCGCTGGTCGCAAGAAACACGAGTTCCACAACTACGAATCGGTCGGCAAGAGCGGCTTCAAGCGCCCGGAGAAGACTCAGGTCGACGTTCGCGAGGTCCCCGTCCAGAAACTCGACGAGGACGTCGCACTGCTGATCGAGGACGGCGTCGCCGAGGAGACCGACGACGGCTACCGAGTCGACGCCCGTGACGTCGCCGAGGACGGCTGGGATGCCGACGTGGTGAAGGTGCTCGGCGGCGGACAGGTACACGAACGATTCGAAGTGACGGCTGACGCGTTCACTGACGGTGCGGTCGAACTCATCGAGAGCGAGGGCGGCGACGCCGTCGTCTCGGACCGCGCTGAAAGCGAGGACGACGAGGCCGACGCGGACGACGAGGAGTAA
- the rpmD gene encoding 50S ribosomal protein L30, with translation MKAVVQVRGEVDMQTTVEDTLEMLNIHSVNHCALVPETDTYTGMVAKVNDYVAFGEPSADVLASLVESRGEPVEGDATIDDEWVAENTDYDDVASLADALLDEETTLRDAGLSPVLRLHPPRGGHDGLKHPVSEGGELGKHTTEEIDSLLTDMR, from the coding sequence ATGAAAGCGGTCGTGCAGGTTCGCGGCGAAGTGGACATGCAGACGACCGTCGAGGACACGCTGGAGATGCTGAACATCCACAGCGTGAACCACTGCGCGCTCGTCCCGGAGACCGACACCTACACCGGTATGGTGGCGAAGGTCAACGACTACGTCGCGTTCGGTGAGCCGAGCGCGGACGTGCTCGCGTCGCTCGTCGAGAGCCGCGGTGAACCCGTCGAGGGTGACGCCACCATCGACGACGAGTGGGTGGCCGAGAACACCGACTACGACGACGTGGCTTCGCTCGCGGACGCGCTCCTCGACGAGGAGACGACGCTGCGCGACGCCGGTCTGTCGCCGGTGCTCCGTCTGCACCCGCCGCGCGGCGGGCACGACGGCCTGAAACACCCGGTCAGCGAGGGCGGCGAGCTCGGCAAGCACACCACCGAGGAGATCGACAGTCTCCTCACCGACATGCGCTAA